The sequence ttagtcacttagcacacactcttatccagagctactttcaggagcaattagggttaagtgacttgctaaagggcacatcggcagatttttcacctagtcggctcaggaaTTCAAACCAACTACccttcggttactgacccaatgctcttaaccgctaggctacctgccgccaataTCCCTGTTTTCTCTACAAAATGctgactttctctctttctcaccctctctctttgatTTGATAGGGGAGTACTCGGAAAGCAGGGTTACCAATGCCAGGGTGAGTACAAGTtatctgtgtctgtctttctgtctgggtTCTTGAATTATTATGGTGGTTCTAGTGATACCTGCACATTCTAGAATGAGTCGAGACATTTTTGAGTTGTCTTTCTGTTGTACTCATATCGTGTGTTGTTCAGTGTCCACTTAAGTGTGCAATTGTGGAAGTGTGTAATTGTGTGTTTATTGCAGTGTGCACGTGTGTGGTCCACAAGCGCTGCCATGAGCACATCATCACCAAGTGTGCCGGGATGAAGAAGCAGGAGGATACACCAGAGGAGGTATTGTGGACTGTTATTGGTCAACATGGCCACCGTAGAGTTATCATGATGTATTTTGGTTGGGAAACACAAATGCCAAATTCTGTCTATTATAAACTATAGGCCTATATTCCTCTGAGCGCTGGGCATAGCTGTGTGTAGAGAGATGCTCCTATATACTAGGTGTAGATTCCTATCACAGCTCCAAACTCTCCCTAactctcccaccctccttccctttctccctccttccctccctacgtcactcctccctctctccaggttGGTGCCCAGAGGTTTAGTGTCAACATGCCTCATAAGTTCAGCAACCACAACTACAAGGCCCCTACCTTCTGTGACCACTGTGGATCTCTACTATGGGGACTAATGAGGCAGGGCCTGCAATGCAAGGGTatggcacgtgtgtgtgtgtgtgtgtgtgtgtgtgtgtgtgtgtgtgtgtgtgtgtgtgtgtgtgtgtgtgtgtgtgtggtagtatgCAAGGTGGGTGTTCATTGTCAACAGACGGTGTGAGTATAATGTAGCTCCTAactatgacgtgtgtgtgtgtgtgtgtagtgtgtaagaTGAATGTCCACAAGAGGTGTGAGGCCAACGTAGCTCCCAACTGCGGGGTGGATGCCAAAGGCATCGCCAAAGTCCTGGCTGAAATGGGAGTCACTCCTGATAAGATCTCCACTACCGCACAGCGCAGGAAaaaggtatacacacacacactgacgatGGCAATGATGACAATGACGATGTTGACGATAAccttctctttcccctctctctttagtTACCCCCAGGGTTAGGCTCCCAGTCACCTTCAGAACTCTCAGACGAGCTTCCCCTCACCTCACCCTCAcagcaaggtaacacacacacacacagacacgcacgcacgcacgcacttacacacacacacatacacacacacacacacacacacacacacacacacacacacacacacacacacacacacacacacacacaggcacacacacggtCACAAACATACTCGAAGACACAGAGTTGTCTGACTTCCTTTACGTGCGCGTGTGCAGAGCCGTCCGAGTTGGAGCGGCTACAACAGGGGACGTCGCTAGAGATGCAaggttctccctcctcctccacatcctcctaCGCCTCCTCTGTCTCGCGGGAGAACGGAGCAGTGAAGAGGACTCTCAAAGACTTCAGTTTCATTAAGGTCCTGGGGAAAGGAAGCTTCGgaaaggtgaggaggaggaggaggagggagagggaggagcgtAGGTCTGTGGCGGTCacgacattttgtcagccggtatctgtcatgcaaataactgccggtcacACGGTTAATTgatcgttaattaacataaacacatttagcatctccgggcatagcctacaagccactgatgcagaccttttgaACATCCAGATTTTTAAAAAgtgtaataaatccatttaataatatagcctacaccagagATTGGAAACTCCACTTTTCCCCCATCCCAAGCAGACACCGCcgattaaactaattgcattctaatcTGAAGATCTataattagttgattattggagtcaggtgtgttagctggggccgGGGAAAAAGGTGTGACAcaaatcaggcccccgaggactgaaGATGCCCATCCCTGTCCTACACCGTCGCAATAAATCCGtcatttattttaggcaggtctaaagaaaacATGATGTGAAGAAAATGGAGTCTATTTCAGATGAACAAAATAGCATATTCTGAGTCGTTCTTATGTttggccctgatctggctatgccgtATGGCTACGGGCTACACTATTTGATTTAGCAGACAATATTATCTTATAATTCCCGTGgcaatattttatattattttatagtaagaagaatacaattgaacatagctgaataaaatagaaagtatattttctccaaatgcacacgcggctattctgtgttgagcggtgaacaaagaaacaggtcctcctatattcTTAATTTATAGTTATTTATGTGACTTTAGTTGTGAAACAAACGTTGGGCTGTATGTTTGGATTTCTAATACAttataaggctgcatgatgctactctaatgatgatttgaaaaaagtcgcatGAAAGGTTTTTCAGGCTGCACACCGCCCCAAcgcttttctggttactacatgattccatatgtgttatttcatagtgttgatgtcttcactattattctacaatgtagaaaatagtacaaatgaagaaaaacccttgaatgagtaggtgtgtccaaacctttgactggtactgtaattacaaatcatttgtagactgcaaattgaccgcaagaagcccaaacagatatgtttGACTCAAATATAATCATTTTAAACCTTTCTTACATTTGTAaacgatcacgtgtctctctattatgcttaggaatacttgggaacagatttcttaaattaaaatcacttggagctgatttccaagtgttattattattttttgctcagaaaacttgtggggccaaataaaaccccCAGTTAGGGAACCCTGCACTAGGCTCTCTGTAGactatgggctctccaaccctgttcctaggccTTTAGGTTAcacttggagttatttggccacttgagttgtgatacaaaccttatcagaACATATAGTCCTATAGGTCGCGCTGTTTCTGGCCTTAGACTGCacacgctgggcatcattcacatgCGATAATATTCTCAccgactattctcaatttaatcttgtctttacatatactaaataatatatgtgtgaaattatactgaacaaaaatacaaacgcaaccTGTAAAGTGtcggtcacatgtttcatgagctgaaataaaagatcccagaaatgttccatacactaaaaagcttatttctctcaaattttgtgcacaaatttgtttacatccctgttagtgagcatttctcctttgccaagataatccatccacctgacaggtatgttatatcaagaagctgattaaacagctggATCATTACACCGATGCACCttgcgctggggacaataaaagaccactctaacatgtgcagttttgtcacacaacacaatgccaattTACTGATGgagaaaaatacatgtcatccaTATACACTTGAATAGCTTTTCCCACATCTCATTTTCATGCCATCAAGGTAGGCTACTCTGTTGTAAAGCAAAGCAACGTGCTTAATATTAGGACAGTTGAGAAATTAATATTGTAGGCCTAGCTTATAGAAAGCCGATGGGAGCCTCCTCTTTTTAGTggaggccatcaaaactctgttttgtcacacaattaCATAGCATAGCCTATATAAATGTTGCACAACACGCTTATAGGAACATTAATTGAATTCCATCAACCAGCTACGAGGAGCTGGCTCTTGCTGCTCAACAGGTGATCCTATTCCGCTCAAACTCTGATGATtgtatttgcattgatgtcagtgtgattagagggacaatagagcgctgagtaccaTTAGCGAGTTAGTTCGGTAGGCTATTAATGACCATTAGCAGCATCAGAGTGCAGTTTTGGAGAACCCTAGTTCCCGTGACTCAACTGgccaccgtaacagccctaggaggagggaaagaggaggaagggatggagaatGGACATGGGGACGGAACTGATGTTTAAGGGTTGTGAGGAGGCGtaagtctctctctttttctctctcgctccccccctccctctcgcccctctcctctctctctccccccctccctctgcagGTGATGTTAGCAGAGCTGAAAGGCAGTGAGGAGGTGTTTGCCGTGAAGGTGTTGAAGAAGGATGTGATCCAGCAGGATGACGATGTGGACTGCACCCTGACGGAGAAGCGCATCCTGGCCCTGGCACGCACACACCCCTACCTCTGTCAGCTCTACTGCTGCTTCCAGACCCGGgtacacactaaacacacacatgcatccaCACATGCATCCACACATGCATCCACACATGCATCCACACATGCATCCACAcatgcatccacacacacacacacacacacacacacacacacacacacacacacacacacacacacacacacacacacacacacacacacacacacacacacacacacacacacaccccaaccctCTCCCTGCTTCTCCAGGACCGTCTGTTCTTCGTGATGGAGTACGTGAACGGAGGAGACCTGATGTTTCAGATCCAACGCTCCAGGAAGTTTGACGAGGCTCGCTCGCGCTTCTACGCCGCTGAAGTTACCTCTGCACTCATGTTCCTGCACCGCAACGGGGTCATTTACAGGTAACagctgacctttaacccctgaccttGAACCGCAGCCCACACGTGCCGGCACAACATGAGAATTATATCATGGCAACTGCTGCTGTTGTACCAGTGttacgtttttttgttgttgttggtggcaaccatgtcctctctctccctctctcagagaTCTGAAGTTAGATAACATATTGTTGGATGCAGAGGGACACTGTAAGCTGGCAGACTTTGGCATGTGTAAGGAGGGCATCATCAATGGAGTCACCACCACCACATTCTGTGGCACGCCTGACTACATAGCCCCTGAGGTGAGCTGAGCCAGTGTTACACACATTTCTGTCCCCTATGGTGTTTTTAGCGCCTCAGATGTTAAAGAtaacgatgtgtgtgtgtgtgtgtgtgtgtgtgtgtgtgtgtgtgtgtgtgtgtgtgtgtgtgtgtgtgtgtgtgtgtgtgtgtgtgtgtgtagatcttgCAGGAGTTGGAGTATGGTCCATCAGTGGACTGGTGGGCTCTGGGAGTGTTAATGTATGAGATGTTGGCTGGCCAGCCTCCGTTTGAAGCCGACAACGAAGACGACCTGTTTGAGTCTATCCTCCATGACGACGTCCTCTACCCCGTCTGGCTCAGCAAGGAGGCTGTATCCATCCTCAGAGCTGTACGCACCATCCCTCCATCATTATACACCTTTATCTATcgcatccctccatccatccctcttacATCTGTGTGAACGGATATCTCCCTTTCTGTTtttctgtatttctctctttctctctctttctgtctttctctagCATCTTTGTGCCTGTActgatctctctctcactgtgtttgtgtgtgtctgtgtgtctgtgtgtctgtgtgtgtgtgtgtgtgtgtgtgtgtgtgtgtgtgtgtgtgtgtgtgtgtgtgtgtgtgtgtgtgtgtgtgtgtgtagtttatgACAAAGGCTCCAGCCCAGAGGTTAGGGTGTGTGTTGTCTCAGGGCTGCGACGAGGCCATTAAGAAACACTCATTCTTCAAAGACATCGACTGGACCCTGCTGGAGCAGAGACGACTCAAACCCCCCTTCAAACCACGCATTGTAAgtcacaaacacacgcacatgcacacacacaaacacgtgtcTCCTGGATGACtccgccttctctctctctctctctctctctctctctctctctccttctctctgtgtaGAAGACGAAGCGTGATGTGAATAACTTTGACCAGGACTTCACCAGAGAAGACCCAGTGTTGACTCCCACAGACGAGGCTGTTATCAGACAGATCAACCAGGAGGACTTTAAAGGCTTCTCTTTCTGTGCAGAGATACAGACTTGAGAACTCTACGGTTTAGGTGTGTGTATAAAGCCTGTGTTgattggttacaaagtgttgtgtCTGTAGAGAAGTCTGAAGCATGGACCGGTGCTACTggttactattattactactgtcCACTGTAGTGAGAAAAACTATACCTTGGGTCAAGTACATCTGTCAAATACATTCGTAAAATACCTGTGTTGTGCTTTATTTGGTTTGTCTGGTACAaaggaaccaatagaatagtcccaaaatgGCAAACTCCAATGTGAAACAAACGCACCGCCTGACCctgattatatatattttatcggTGTGTTTATTTCTTGGCTGGATATGTATTGTTTCTTTTCTTGGCTGGATATGTATTGTTTCTTTTCTTGACTGGAGATGTATTGTTTCTTTTCTTGACTGGAGATGTATTTGATTGTACAGTTTTTCATTTGCTTATGCGTCAGCGTCCCACTGGTTCATTTCAACTACTTTCACCCAATCAGAGACGAGTAGTCCTCAATGTAGTACAGACTACCTCacactccgtgtgtgtgtgtgtgtgtgtgtgtgtgtgtgtgtctctatttgtgtacggtgtgtgtgtgtgtgtctttatatttgtgtaaggtgtgtgtgtgtgtctttctctatatttgtgtacggtgtgtgtgtctctctatatatttgtgtacggtgtgtgtgtgtgtctttctctatatttgtgtacggtgtgtgtgtgtctctctatatatttgtgtacggtgtgtgtgtgtgtctttctctatatttgtgtacggtgtgtgtgtctctctatatatttgtgtacggtgtgtgtgtgtgtgtctctatatttgtgtacggtgtgtgtgcgtttgtgacTTTCGTTCCcatagtacccccccccccctactcccAGAAGCCATTTCTCTCAGCCAAAACCACTTTTAGTTCCTGCTGCTTTTCTACAGCTTTTTCCATTTTATGTTCTGTTTTGTAAACTGTCAACAGTAGCTAGTGGAGGGAATCGCAcccttccctatatagtgcactactttatgtacgcacacagacgcgcacacacgcacatccacacacactctctaagaATAATTGTGTATAGTGTACAGTGTTAAATACAGAGGTGGTTCATATAGCAGGCCTGTTAGAGGCGATGTAGTGATGCTATGTGCACCCCCGGGTAAAATTGTTCCTGGTCACACTATTTCACTGTGCCAAATGTAGTGTAACAGCAGGAGGGGTGTCGGTTTGTCTGTCTGCTTATAATAAATACTCAACTGTCAACATGAAActacctctctcccactctctctaactgagctgtgtgtgtgtgtgtgtgtgtgtgtttaaaggtGCTGCACAGTGGTAATAAATTCCACATAAAATCATTTCTGAGTAACAATAACGTcccttacactgagtgtacaaaacattaggaacacctgctctttccatgacagactgaccaggtgaaagctatgatctcttattgatgtcacctgttaaatccacttcaatcagtgtagatgaaggggaggagacaggttaaagaaggatttttcaaccttgagacaaatgagacatggattgtgtatgtgtgccattcagatggtgaatgggcatgACAAACATTTAACTGCTTTTGAATGGGgtctggtagtaggtgccaagcggaCTGGTttgcgtcaagaactgcaacgctgctgtttttgatgctcaacagtttcccatatgcatcaataatggtccaccacccaaaggacatccagccaacttgactgtgggaagcattggagtcaataggggccagcatccctgtggaacactttagacaccttgtagagtccatgccccgaataATTGACCTGTTCTGAAGGGAaaagggggtacaactcaatattaggaaggtgttcataatgttttgtacactcagtgtataattgTTTGTTTGACTATAATTGATTTCAATTAAATGAGCCAAAAAGAAACAAAATCAGTGTTTGTGCAAACCACAATATGGATAAATGGATCCTTTGCCACTTTCTTGTGTAAATAGCATTTGAATTCCTGTGTACAAGGAATGACATTTGTGGTTTCGATAATGTGAGACAGTTCTACTAATCTCAGGTCCTCAGAGTACGATTTGACACAGGTTGTGTTCTATTCTGCCACAGCAGCCCAAAGGACCCACTGGGTCCACTGGTTGactcaatgttgtttccacgtcatttcaattaaattacgttgaaccaacgtggaatagacgttgaattgccCAGTTGGGAAGTTATCAGAGGGATACTAGCTTAACTGAGGTAAGAAGGTAGAGCTGTTTGGATCTGCGGGCATGTGAGGACATGAAAAAGACACCCATGACTCAACAAAACATGGTAGAGTCTGGGGAAATGACAGTTTTTTAGCAACGAACATCaaaccacagacagacagctccCTGTTTTCATCTGCAGCACGCCACCAAGCCCATCATACAGGAAACTGTTTCACTGACTGGTACACTGGCACGAAATGACATTTGCATGAGACAGAAAACAAAGAGATgactaatagagagagagagagagggtgagagagagagagagagggtgagagagagcgagagagagagagagagagagaggagagagagagagagagagagggtgagagagagcgagagagagagagagagagagagagggtgagagagagggtgagagagagcgagagagagagagagagagagagagagggtgagagagagcgagagagagagaggagagagagagagagagagagggtgagagagagcgagagagagagagagagagagagaggagagagaggggtgagagagagagagagagagggtgagagagagcgtgagagagagggtgagagagggtgagagagggtgagagagagcgtgagagaggggtgagagagagggtgagagagagggtgagagagggtgagagagggtgagagagagcgagagagagagagagagagagagagagggagatgtagtgATGCAAAGTAAAGGAGTGAGGGACATTTCAGAATCTAGACCGAGAAATAACTGTTCCATTTCTGCAGAGAAGCCGTGTGAATATACACAACGTTTCAGTTCAACGTGTTTTAAACATGTCCGTGTCTGAAGTGGAACTTACTGTGCTCTACGATGGCGACACCTGCTCCTGTCCCCGAGCTGCGACTGGCTACTCTGAAGGAGCTGGTTGGACATTTCACTGGTACCTGACTCAGAACGTACCAGATGGCTCTCATCTCATCCCCAAGGGCCATCTGGAGAACGCCGACAGGCAAGACACCGTGGGTACCATGGTGAACTCCCACGGCCACGATGGAGCTATGACGATCTCCATGGAAATCATGAAGATGAATCAGAAGGGAATGGCAGATCACCAAGGTGGGTATACCGTATTCTTTCACTCCTGCACTGCTTAGTATTGCTTGAGAAAAGAAATATGCTGGAAAAATCTGTGTAGGAGTTGAGAATAAAATTGATCTTTCGCTCTCTGTAAAGGCTGAGATTGACGGAGCAGCTGCCTCAATTCCGGTTCCTGCCTCTCCGGTCAACCTCACCTGTAAATCTCAGACTGGCGGCCATGTTGTGGCCCCTTCACATCCCGGCTGCTATATTGATGGTCCAATTCACTTCAACATCAGAGTCAAACTCCATAGACGGTCAGTAGCCTACATCCTTCTAAAGTATTGATGAGTTCTAAAAATGTAAATCCCCTTGCGTTAAGTATTTCAACTCATTTATCTTgttctttcctctctctacctctctgtctctcttctcatCACCTGCCCGTCTCACCATGTTACAACCTGTTCCTGCAGTCTTACTGTAGATCTGTGTAGAGAAGGTTGATCGGCAGTGGTAAGATCAGGGAAACGCTTTGGGACTGAAGTTGATTTTGGTATGAAGAACCACAAGATTGCAACGTTGTCCAGCAACCTGTATTTAGAGAGCGCAAGatgtgtggtcccgtgtggctcagttggtagagcatggtgtttgcaacaccagggctgtgggttcgattcccacgggggaccagtacaggaaaaaaaataaaaataataataattaaaataaaaaatgtatgaaatgtatgcattcactactgtaagtcgctctggataagagctaaatgactaaaatgtcaaatgtaaagaTCAAACAACCCTAAACATGCATTATTATACTGCAGTCTCGAAACAGTTTCAGTTTGAGCGGAATATTTACAGGATAATGCACAGAACCATCTATTGTACATACACAGGAACCTTTGTATACTGTGTTTGTCACTTGTTTATTTTACCAGATGAGCGAATCGAGAGGTGCCAacttttgtattattattatttaaaaatatatattttaacccATCAGGGAGGACAcagcttttttattttaattttttacagCTTTTCGGCTACATgtacacacattttacatacacattttacatacatggagAGGTGCCAACTAAAACTCAAACTCAATCTGAAAAGGTGGTTCTACCGTGTGTTTGaagcctgttttgcatgttattttggcattaatacctgtcacatatcagtttgcaaacaatgtcagaaaaaaataattgagttaataaagctgcatactaacatggtctcttttttgctttcttgagtaaggcagctacaaaatgcaggtgtttcagcctagctcagtgctttctgtggtggtgggggaaaccagcggaaaatacggagcataggggttggtcatgttctctagttgcgctgtgattggctctgtgttctgtcactcatggggagactacgtcaccacaaaatctacggggagagctcgaaaattcaagccccttgggtacTGCCAtaatttacattagaagtgcctatccaagaaggctcaaggtcattggccacagataaaattacgtcaaatcccACTATATCTACcgcagctttgattggactgatcatgtcaaaaaTCTTAGTTAGAAAGCTAGGCTAACTGTCAtcgtcatgaatcaagtcaacaatctactagcaaatccttttcaatctttgtcagatgaagagaaattatagataaaacgtatcggtgctcatcggccatcgcaaattcaacaatgagtggtttggaaggaatcagtggctaactgcaagcgttgcaaagcaatcattagcctgctattcagtggagagggtgtgtggtccaagtctgggtttaagggtctctttccaagcttaaaaggataaacattcacatgcaacagaaacatgggccagaaaaggttggaTACATTGTCTGTGCTATCAATCCATTATGACTTTagctgtgttcaaaacaactggaaactctgaaatctcagacttcagtgagttcaagacaactgggaactaggaagaaaacgagctccgactgggaaaatacattttgaacggtcatccaactcggaattccaagtcgggaactcaggcctcttttaAGAGCTCCGATCTGAAGATCACttacgtcatgattcaaccttgtttttttagagttcccagttgtcttaaaaGCGCCATAAATCCAGacaatgccagactttgatgacaaaatttgcctacAAGAAGGACTGccatattactttcttagctacagtatacatatctccctggcatattacatcatttatgcagcagcatacaagacattttagGTGGGTCCagaaatgtcttgtatgctgctgcataaatgatgtaatatgccagggagatatatatactgtagctaagaaagtaatactaaatgtatgttgtgtagtaagctgttagtagcccatgtgcctcaccctaataatttggtccccttccccctcataacttagcctactgttctgacttggtggtgcaaatgtagcctatagcctgttttagagaaatgtcatcatttaatattgtaagagctttcactgTCTGCTCATATGCccactttatttatcctacggttctgacttggtgtacagggagaatactgtaagaatggcccatgttctgaattatgttgctgtacatttcaaaagtgctgaaaaaAATAGTTAGACGTAGTCAATATATCTTAGCTCGCtcgttaatgtcttaatcaaaattacggattgcctcttatccgctcatcgttcccttatgccatagttagtacatctcaattgtcagtagaagccacatttgtttaagcaagtcagccataccaggtatgtttttttaaaaggcagtaaatgaggctgaatgaactatttcgctgccagacaaggctccgctgatagccaggtgtagcggtggtaaggattcaatccatggtgctgaaaagaaagctctgctgttgggactctgctgttgggacagctttatgtgggccctaacagtttgtgggcaccgtttgtgggcaccgtttgtcaccgttatagtgcaattcattaattgtttagtgttgtgtagtggctttgctagcatgcatcaaaccatgtgttgggGAATTTGCCCCAACAAGATGTACATGCAAAAATCGCCACTGGTCTACACAGACGTACAAAGCTCAGTAATGAACATGAGGTGAGACAGCATCCAGGAGACCAGCAACACAAGAAACATCAATCAAATGCAATGACATCTTTCAACCTTCACCTGGACACGATCAACCTATCAGAACTGTTCTGACAAAAGGGAGTTGCTGACATCGGGAAAAACGTCTcagtgcagaagttcattctggactgtgCTGAAGGAAAAGCCAATCAAGATCTACAGTTGATATTTCCTCTTTCTTTTCGAGAGCTGAATTTGATGAGCAagaaaaaaacgagttttataGAGCTTCTCTACTGATTTTTAAGAAGTATCAGGTTTTGTGTTCGATGGCCTGATGAGTGTTGACTTCCTCTAGACTTCCACAACAATGACGTATTGTTTGATAGAACCTCAGTGGACGTACTGCTAACAAACCTCATCAAGgggaatctgcttccctctgctcaacTTTGGATAACCTCCCGACTTGCAGCAGACAATCAGACAGAGGAGAA is a genomic window of Salmo trutta chromosome 10, fSalTru1.1, whole genome shotgun sequence containing:
- the LOC115201192 gene encoding protein kinase C epsilon type, translated to MPVFSGVLKVRVCEAVDLKPTPWALRHAGGKNSSSFLLDPYLTLNLDQTHLGQTCTKNRSNSPAWNQDFTAQMTDGRKLEMSVFHDAPIGYDDFVANCTIQLEDILQNGSTHYQAWVDLEPEGKVYVIIDLSGSSTEAPAANENEERVFRERIGPRRRQGAVRRRVHQVNGHKFMATYLRQPTYCSHCRDFIWGVLGKQGYQCQVCTCVVHKRCHEHIITKCAGMKKQEDTPEEVGAQRFSVNMPHKFSNHNYKAPTFCDHCGSLLWGLMRQGLQCKVCKMNVHKRCEANVAPNCGVDAKGIAKVLAEMGVTPDKISTTAQRRKKLPPGLGSQSPSELSDELPLTSPSQQEPSELERLQQGTSLEMQGSPSSSTSSYASSVSRENGAVKRTLKDFSFIKVLGKGSFGKVMLAELKGSEEVFAVKVLKKDVIQQDDDVDCTLTEKRILALARTHPYLCQLYCCFQTRDRLFFVMEYVNGGDLMFQIQRSRKFDEARSRFYAAEVTSALMFLHRNGVIYRDLKLDNILLDAEGHCKLADFGMCKEGIINGVTTTTFCGTPDYIAPEILQELEYGPSVDWWALGVLMYEMLAGQPPFEADNEDDLFESILHDDVLYPVWLSKEAVSILRAFMTKAPAQRLGCVLSQGCDEAIKKHSFFKDIDWTLLEQRRLKPPFKPRIKTKRDVNNFDQDFTREDPVLTPTDEAVIRQINQEDFKGFSFCAEIQT